Proteins encoded together in one Anaerococcus murdochii window:
- a CDS encoding transglutaminase domain-containing protein — MKIIKKIALILVLGLVLASPKSYASTASEEKFLKIDTKKYRDVLDELGTAMREDKLKISKEKLDKVKILMDSLEKTLNKVENMQAVYRDNMKIRDQIRPHLQNRDTYFVIDIGEVSTNQKISDLFLDVAREDDYFYYGQYGSARIDTTYNPDKSMDGKTYIEKAKFDVKYRVGVDMEYSTTDFVKKWVGENIDPSFTEYAKVKAIHDYIVKKNFYNKGDRNEESGGVSIYHPASIIYGNGGVCNAYATLFDLMAKEAGLETRFLTGKSLRNGEDHMWNMVKIMGKWYHIDTTWDDPVINFSEKDIENLGDFVTYDYFLKSDEEIKKSRTINESKTRPQAPDNFPTSPENSKIEEIYGKYYVK, encoded by the coding sequence ATGAAAATTATAAAAAAAATTGCCCTCATCCTAGTCTTGGGCCTGGTTTTGGCTAGCCCAAAATCCTATGCCTCCACGGCAAGCGAGGAAAAATTCCTAAAGATTGACACAAAAAAATATAGGGATGTCCTAGACGAGCTAGGGACAGCCATGAGGGAAGATAAGCTAAAAATTTCCAAGGAAAAACTCGACAAGGTCAAAATCCTCATGGATTCCCTCGAGAAAACCTTAAATAAGGTTGAAAATATGCAGGCTGTTTATAGGGACAATATGAAAATCAGAGACCAAATCAGGCCCCACCTCCAAAATAGGGATACTTATTTTGTCATAGACATTGGCGAGGTAAGTACAAATCAAAAAATATCTGACCTTTTCCTAGACGTGGCAAGGGAAGACGATTATTTCTACTATGGACAATATGGATCAGCAAGGATAGATACAACCTACAATCCGGACAAATCCATGGACGGCAAGACCTATATAGAAAAGGCCAAGTTTGACGTAAAATACAGGGTAGGTGTGGATATGGAATACTCCACAACAGACTTTGTCAAAAAATGGGTAGGGGAAAATATAGACCCATCATTCACAGAATATGCCAAAGTCAAAGCCATCCACGACTATATAGTCAAGAAAAATTTCTACAACAAGGGCGACAGAAACGAAGAAAGCGGGGGAGTATCAATCTACCACCCAGCCTCAATAATATACGGCAATGGTGGAGTTTGCAACGCCTACGCCACCCTCTTTGACCTAATGGCCAAGGAAGCGGGACTAGAAACAAGGTTTTTGACAGGCAAGTCCCTAAGAAACGGTGAAGACCATATGTGGAACATGGTAAAAATCATGGGCAAGTGGTACCACATCGACACAACATGGGACGATCCAGTAATAAACTTTAGCGAAAAAGATATAGAAAACCTAGGAGACTTCGTAACCTACGACTACTTCCTAAAATCCGATGAAGAAATCAAAAAATCAAGGACCATAAACGAAAGCAAAACCCGCCCACAAGCCCCAGACAACTTTCCAACAAGTCCAGAAAATTCAAAAATAGAAGAAATATACGGAAAATATTACGTAAAATAA
- a CDS encoding diphosphate--fructose-6-phosphate 1-phosphotransferase, with translation MNLIVAQSGGPTSVINSSLAGVIDSGIDNDFEKIFVSMNGIEGIINEHIRLVDAEVFTKDNMTKKLKARPASILGSCRFRLDDNLDSPVYEKIFAVLKKYDIGLFVYIGGNDSMDTVKKLNAYIDYKKIEGINVIGCPKTIDNDLEGMDHSPGFGSAAKYIASTLRSLRCDVDIYDLESVTFVEIMGRHAGWLAASSLIANYDYPKDLVNLLYIPEDEMSIDELLDDIKKGLKTEKNLLVAIAEGFRDTGGILSEEVFTNTKDGFNHPIVSGVGQRLADLVRDRLDIKSRAVELNIVQRSNTLISEVDSKEAYNLGYKAVEIGTDRTNLVPVLRRKEGEDYEVYYTEVAPDEIANREMKIPQEWLVDKKTLEEKIQAYALPLIEGEVDQTYEKGMPVFVKIEDFTREI, from the coding sequence ATGAATCTAATTGTTGCCCAATCAGGTGGACCAACCTCTGTTATTAACTCATCTTTGGCAGGTGTAATCGACAGCGGTATTGATAATGATTTTGAGAAAATTTTTGTTTCTATGAACGGGATTGAAGGAATTATTAATGAGCATATCAGGCTTGTGGACGCTGAGGTCTTTACCAAAGACAATATGACCAAAAAACTTAAGGCAAGACCTGCCTCTATCCTTGGTTCTTGCAGGTTTAGGCTTGACGATAACCTAGATAGTCCGGTTTATGAGAAGATTTTTGCCGTCCTTAAGAAATATGACATCGGACTTTTTGTCTATATAGGTGGCAATGATTCCATGGATACAGTCAAGAAATTAAATGCCTACATAGATTACAAAAAAATTGAGGGAATCAATGTGATTGGCTGTCCAAAGACAATCGACAACGACCTTGAAGGCATGGACCATTCTCCAGGTTTTGGTTCAGCTGCCAAATATATCGCCTCAACCTTGAGGTCTTTAAGGTGTGATGTGGATATTTACGACCTAGAAAGTGTGACCTTTGTTGAAATCATGGGCCGCCACGCAGGTTGGCTAGCCGCATCAAGCCTCATAGCTAATTACGATTATCCAAAAGATTTGGTCAATCTCCTATATATTCCAGAAGACGAAATGTCTATAGATGAACTCTTAGACGACATCAAAAAGGGCTTGAAAACCGAGAAAAATCTCCTAGTTGCAATTGCTGAAGGCTTTAGAGATACAGGTGGAATTTTATCTGAGGAAGTTTTCACCAACACCAAAGACGGCTTCAACCACCCAATCGTGTCAGGAGTTGGCCAAAGACTTGCCGATTTAGTTAGGGATAGACTTGACATCAAGTCTAGGGCAGTAGAATTAAATATTGTCCAAAGATCAAACACTCTTATTTCTGAAGTTGACTCGAAAGAAGCCTACAACCTAGGCTACAAAGCAGTTGAAATAGGAACCGATAGAACCAATCTCGTCCCAGTTTTAAGGAGAAAAGAAGGCGAGGACTACGAAGTTTATTACACAGAAGTAGCCCCAGATGAGATAGCCAACAGGGAAATGAAAATCCCGCAAGAATGGCTAGTTGACAAGAAAACCCTAGAAGAAAAAATCCAAGCCTACGCCCTACCTCTAATCGAAGGCGAAGTAGACCAAACCTACGAAAAAGGCATGCCAGTATTTGTGAAAATAGAAGATTTCACTAGGGAAATTTAG
- a CDS encoding DNA polymerase Y family protein, with the protein MKRIILHSDMNACYASIEAKLNPALRGKAMAVAGNPKNRNGIILAKSQEAKEMGVKTGMPIWEALTHCRDLILVPPQYDQYLKHSKMAKKIYYDYTNQVESFGLDECFLDVSGSTRLFGSGMDIARQISRRMKEEVGLTVSIGVSFCKIFAKLGSDMKKPDAITVIDQDNWKEKVWPQKVEAMVGIGRATKGKLNRIGIYTLGDLAKTPVSLLENLLGINGVYLWTYAKGEDRRPVVDINHKDIIKTIGNSSTCRKDLLNNGEVKNVIQELSFSVSRRLREAGLEANGVEVFVRDSELFSQHFASDLKLASQSSITLADAGFKLFCQKYDWPLPVRAVGIRATKLRPLGSGSQLDIFTECDKYFKEESCDKAIYEIRKKYGKNAISFAALKRDIKLPKELNEIITLPNRHYNS; encoded by the coding sequence ATGAAGAGAATCATCCTACATTCAGATATGAACGCCTGCTATGCATCTATAGAGGCCAAGCTCAATCCAGCCCTTAGGGGCAAGGCCATGGCTGTGGCGGGCAATCCCAAAAATAGGAATGGGATTATCCTTGCCAAAAGCCAGGAAGCCAAGGAGATGGGGGTCAAAACCGGTATGCCAATCTGGGAGGCACTCACCCATTGTAGGGACCTAATACTCGTGCCACCCCAATATGACCAATACCTCAAACATTCAAAAATGGCCAAGAAAATCTACTACGATTACACCAACCAGGTCGAATCCTTTGGCCTTGATGAGTGTTTCCTAGATGTGTCTGGTTCTACCAGGCTTTTTGGGTCGGGAATGGACATAGCTAGGCAAATTTCTAGGCGTATGAAGGAAGAAGTTGGCCTTACAGTGTCTATTGGGGTTTCATTTTGCAAGATTTTTGCCAAGCTTGGATCAGATATGAAAAAACCTGACGCCATCACAGTCATTGACCAGGATAATTGGAAGGAAAAAGTCTGGCCACAAAAGGTCGAGGCCATGGTGGGCATCGGCAGGGCCACCAAGGGTAAGCTAAACCGCATTGGAATTTACACCTTGGGCGATTTGGCTAAGACTCCTGTTAGCCTTTTAGAAAATCTCCTAGGTATTAATGGGGTCTATCTTTGGACCTATGCTAAGGGCGAGGACAGGCGCCCGGTTGTGGATATAAATCACAAGGACATCATAAAAACTATTGGCAATTCTTCAACTTGTAGGAAGGACCTTTTAAATAATGGCGAGGTCAAAAACGTCATCCAGGAGTTGAGTTTTTCTGTATCAAGAAGGCTCAGGGAAGCTGGCCTTGAAGCTAATGGGGTTGAGGTTTTTGTGAGGGACTCTGAATTATTTTCCCAACACTTTGCAAGTGATCTTAAACTTGCCAGCCAATCTTCCATAACCCTGGCAGACGCTGGGTTTAAGCTATTTTGTCAAAAATATGACTGGCCTTTACCTGTGAGGGCTGTTGGGATCAGGGCCACCAAGCTAAGGCCATTGGGGTCTGGCAGCCAGCTTGATATTTTCACCGAATGTGACAAGTATTTCAAGGAAGAATCCTGCGATAAGGCCATCTACGAAATCAGGAAAAAATACGGCAAGAACGCCATTTCCTTTGCCGCCCTCAAAAGGGACATCAAACTGCCAAAAGAACTCAACGAAATTATTACCCTACCCAACAGGCACTACAATTCCTGA
- a CDS encoding helix-turn-helix domain-containing protein, giving the protein MSFASKLKSLREEKKLTQGELAEMVNVSLKTISRYELGLSKPRYRKTYDLLADALNTSHDYLVTDEEDFVLTTRERYGFKAGKEAEELVDGVIGLMAGGEIPEEDKRAILDAISEAYYIAKQDSKKFRTNK; this is encoded by the coding sequence ATGAGTTTTGCAAGCAAATTAAAAAGTCTAAGAGAAGAAAAAAAGTTAACCCAAGGTGAATTAGCTGAAATGGTTAATGTATCCCTAAAAACCATATCTCGCTATGAGCTAGGTCTGTCAAAACCAAGGTACAGAAAGACTTACGACCTCTTGGCCGATGCCCTAAACACCAGCCACGACTACCTAGTCACAGACGAGGAAGACTTCGTCCTAACCACCCGTGAGAGATACGGCTTTAAGGCAGGCAAAGAAGCAGAGGAATTAGTAGACGGAGTCATCGGTCTTATGGCAGGAGGCGAAATCCCAGAAGAAGACAAAAGAGCCATCCTAGATGCCATCTCCGAGGCTTATTATATAGCCAAACAAGACAGCAAAAAATTTAGGACCAATAAATAA
- a CDS encoding ImmA/IrrE family metallo-endopeptidase produces MAYSYDQIYEDVIDLIKTHGSRDPREILEERGVHLIPFKEDTKLLGMYKIILDSRFVFYNPNVDYRIRTMVFAHELGHDLYHQENAKKTLVEYELFDINSEMEIEANIFAAHLLLDEKRLMEDIIEGYTYNELASLYDVNVNLMIFKLNEMHRMGMPIRKENPSQVDFFRQIDGKDSRNLRSY; encoded by the coding sequence ATGGCCTACTCCTATGACCAAATCTATGAGGACGTCATTGACCTAATCAAGACCCACGGCAGTCGAGATCCTAGGGAAATCCTTGAAGAACGTGGAGTCCATCTCATTCCCTTCAAGGAAGACACAAAACTCCTTGGCATGTATAAGATAATACTTGATAGTCGTTTTGTCTTCTATAATCCCAACGTCGACTACAGGATAAGGACCATGGTCTTTGCCCACGAACTAGGTCACGACCTCTACCACCAGGAAAATGCCAAGAAAACTTTGGTAGAATACGAGCTTTTTGACATCAATAGCGAAATGGAAATCGAAGCCAACATCTTTGCCGCCCACCTCTTATTAGATGAAAAAAGGCTCATGGAAGACATAATAGAAGGCTACACCTACAACGAGCTAGCCAGCCTCTACGACGTCAACGTCAACCTCATGATTTTTAAATTAAACGAAATGCACAGGATGGGCATGCCCATCAGAAAAGAAAACCCAAGCCAGGTCGACTTCTTTAGGCAAATCGACGGCAAAGATTCTAGAAATTTGAGGTCCTACTAA
- the rlmH gene encoding 23S rRNA (pseudouridine(1915)-N(3))-methyltransferase RlmH: MLIKIIGVGKIKERFYREAIAEYQKRMTAYNKVEIVEVADEKAPETLSEKEIDHVKTAEGERILSKIKDDAFVVTLEINGKALDSIKFAKLIQDEMLDGFGRDIVFVIGGSNGLGANVLKRSNYRISFGKMTYPHQLMRVILMEQIYRAYRIINKEPYHK, translated from the coding sequence ATGTTAATTAAAATAATCGGCGTAGGGAAAATCAAGGAAAGATTTTATAGGGAGGCTATCGCCGAGTACCAAAAAAGGATGACCGCCTACAACAAGGTTGAAATTGTGGAAGTGGCCGACGAAAAGGCCCCAGAAACCCTGTCAGAAAAGGAAATCGACCATGTAAAAACCGCCGAGGGCGAGAGAATTTTATCTAAAATCAAGGACGACGCCTTTGTCGTGACCCTAGAAATAAATGGCAAGGCCCTGGACTCGATAAAATTTGCAAAATTAATCCAAGACGAAATGCTAGATGGCTTTGGCAGGGATATAGTTTTTGTCATAGGCGGATCAAATGGACTGGGAGCCAATGTCCTAAAAAGGTCCAATTATAGAATATCCTTCGGCAAAATGACCTATCCTCATCAATTAATGAGGGTTATCCTAATGGAACAAATATATAGGGCTTACAGGATAATAAATAAGGAGCCGTACCATAAGTAG
- a CDS encoding tRNA (mnm(5)s(2)U34)-methyltransferase, whose product MGMRVTDLVKIIIDQKKDAKIAADMTVGKGNDSKYILKNTQIEKLYGFDIQKEAEIESKNLIGKDPRFIFHLASHDKIDKYIKEGLDLAIYNLGYLPGGNKEITTQYKSTIKSLEKTLSLLNKDGIVILTIYPGHPAGKVESEELEKFLAKIDPKKYAVMKLSYQNRPKNPPYIIVIEKN is encoded by the coding sequence ATGGGAATGAGAGTCACAGACCTTGTCAAAATAATAATAGACCAAAAAAAGGACGCAAAAATTGCCGCAGACATGACAGTAGGCAAGGGAAATGACAGCAAATATATACTAAAAAATACCCAAATCGAAAAACTCTACGGCTTTGATATCCAAAAAGAAGCGGAAATTGAATCTAAAAACCTAATAGGAAAAGACCCGAGGTTTATCTTTCACCTAGCAAGTCACGACAAAATAGATAAATATATAAAAGAAGGCCTAGACCTCGCCATCTACAACCTGGGCTACCTTCCAGGAGGCAACAAGGAAATCACCACCCAATACAAAAGCACAATCAAAAGCCTAGAAAAAACCCTAAGCCTCCTAAATAAAGATGGAATAGTCATCCTAACCATCTACCCCGGCCACCCAGCAGGCAAGGTAGAAAGCGAAGAATTAGAAAAATTTCTAGCAAAAATCGATCCAAAAAAATACGCCGTAATGAAACTATCCTACCAAAATAGACCAAAAAACCCACCATATATTATTGTTATTGAAAAGAACTAG
- a CDS encoding ATP cone domain-containing protein: MTEKILNLLTDFLKNNKIEGLDLVEIAKSLPVDEIMEMVTGRDEYVVKRSGNIEKYNEDKISRSIKNAADRAGMQINTSDVSIILKDVADRLFHGDDKRITRTTEVRDIILEALENDGFSKISQAYADYAKNQN, encoded by the coding sequence ATGACAGAAAAAATATTAAATTTATTGACAGATTTTTTGAAAAATAACAAGATTGAGGGCCTAGACCTTGTAGAAATCGCCAAATCTTTGCCAGTTGATGAGATAATGGAAATGGTCACAGGCCGTGATGAATATGTAGTAAAAAGAAGTGGAAATATTGAAAAATACAATGAAGATAAGATTTCTAGATCAATTAAAAACGCAGCCGACAGGGCAGGTATGCAAATAAACACATCTGATGTTTCAATTATCCTAAAAGATGTGGCAGATAGGCTATTTCATGGCGACGACAAGAGGATTACAAGAACTACAGAAGTGAGAGACATTATCCTAGAAGCCTTGGAAAATGACGGATTTTCAAAGATTAGCCAGGCCTACGCTGACTACGCCAAAAATCAAAACTAA
- a CDS encoding PTS sugar transporter subunit IIA: MVDFDGKLFFAPMDGEVLDLTDCVDPIFSQGIVGAGVLIIPTGSKVYAPCDGTVSIIANCRHGIAIKNPAGFQVLIHIGIDTVDMDGNGFKSYKKVGDKVESGDLLLEFDLEKIKKAGKNIQSPVVITNPEIKKVEILKKGVVNYGDEFFRICEPK; encoded by the coding sequence ATGGTTGATTTTGACGGAAAATTATTTTTTGCACCCATGGATGGTGAAGTTTTGGACCTTACGGACTGTGTAGACCCTATTTTTTCCCAGGGTATTGTTGGGGCTGGGGTTTTGATTATCCCTACTGGTTCCAAGGTTTATGCCCCTTGTGATGGCACAGTTTCTATCATTGCCAATTGCAGGCATGGAATCGCTATTAAAAATCCAGCAGGTTTCCAGGTCCTAATCCACATCGGCATTGATACTGTTGATATGGATGGGAATGGCTTTAAGTCTTACAAAAAAGTGGGCGATAAGGTCGAAAGCGGAGATCTTTTGCTTGAATTTGACCTAGAAAAAATTAAAAAGGCTGGCAAAAATATCCAATCACCTGTTGTTATAACCAACCCAGAGATCAAAAAGGTTGAAATCCTCAAAAAGGGTGTTGTTAATTACGGTGATGAATTTTTTAGGATTTGCGAGCCAAAATAA
- a CDS encoding FIVAR domain-containing protein: MNKKLIASLLTLGLALSPVSGAVSESYATEVSTLELNKDDMASLIKAYIEDFEHTKESSVYNFAGVDAQNNLSKAINDAKEIIIKASPSADKLKDSISSIETAYKSLAEKAKANVDADAINKDIKTNLLKIVKLLEKHGDKAEDPKYKEGLALVDKAKEQLETENLKNAKLEDLLKLDKDLIDFFTNYKKELADEEEFNPSEDEINAFEANLDKTKYENIKADYEALAKSYEDFLKSDKFILASDGLKKAYKDAYEELEKHRGIDKATYEDIAKAVKNLADAKYNIDSQATDYKYIKPKPSSEDILRKLSAYVRESKATLDGLKDTDLESKYKAAIAKAIVYKTSHENGIKRDLKDYQELEAQLKDLTEKINKAKDVKVEPKEENKKFDKLKSSIEKGNKFFISDAYDKADKDKRDKFLKALVEAEALKKKYDENPALVKDEEIEKATKALDDALAGFDKFTDKDKARDAIKGLLGLTKCIKIEQIYDTKDTKEAKEAYTKARERAAKLADDKKASLEDLDKAYKDFNESVVKLAEFLTSRLQKLVDDDKTFRDSDKYKEAEKDSKKEEAIKNYKKLVEDSEKELKKTGPDANILNVLYKKLADARAEIKDEMTSQARKLSDAIYDSYLFLETEDYKKAAVSSNENIKDAAKNYKELVEAAKALKEAGKLDSQEAKDLLDSINNAKDFMDGKISKEKYLSNKYYYILKAVREYKNGEEYKKLPQALRKKLDDALKLYETSSDEKAVFSALDAVWQEKEIQEIIKKIEWEKNPNKTRDKLLEDLNNLIAEDKKLKEGSFKYKKAQKALRDAYDLALSEAKDFINKNDKPTEEQVRVVYNKLLNAKNALDGDKFDKLIHDLAARFKKDQMKIANPADRKAIADKINGLSGENMTMDDALRVEKELNDLINPKFAATQTLVPQSQVPTTSRPISTVTNPGSIVKTGINGIAKVAVVLVATLGIFKLTSKKGDKNENN; this comes from the coding sequence ATGAATAAAAAATTAATTGCGAGCCTTTTGACCCTAGGCCTTGCCCTAAGCCCTGTTTCGGGGGCTGTGAGTGAGTCTTATGCGACAGAGGTGAGCACGTTAGAACTTAATAAAGACGATATGGCCTCCTTGATTAAGGCATATATTGAAGATTTTGAACATACTAAGGAATCTTCAGTTTATAACTTTGCGGGCGTGGATGCCCAAAATAATCTTAGTAAAGCTATTAATGATGCTAAGGAAATCATTATTAAAGCTAGTCCAAGTGCGGATAAATTGAAGGATAGTATTAGCTCTATAGAAACAGCATACAAAAGTCTTGCCGAAAAGGCTAAGGCTAATGTTGATGCTGACGCTATAAATAAGGATATTAAGACTAATCTTCTAAAAATAGTTAAACTTCTAGAAAAACATGGAGATAAGGCGGAAGATCCTAAATATAAGGAAGGTTTGGCTCTTGTTGATAAAGCTAAGGAACAACTAGAGACCGAAAATCTTAAGAATGCTAAGTTAGAAGATTTACTTAAATTAGACAAGGATTTGATTGATTTCTTCACAAATTATAAGAAAGAATTAGCAGATGAAGAAGAATTCAATCCTAGTGAAGATGAAATCAATGCTTTTGAAGCAAATTTAGATAAGACAAAATATGAAAATATCAAAGCAGACTACGAGGCTTTAGCTAAAAGCTATGAGGATTTCCTAAAGTCTGATAAGTTTATCCTAGCTTCAGATGGCTTAAAAAAAGCATATAAAGATGCTTATGAAGAACTAGAAAAACATCGTGGTATTGATAAGGCCACTTATGAGGATATAGCTAAGGCCGTGAAGAACCTAGCTGATGCAAAATACAATATCGACAGCCAGGCCACAGACTACAAGTATATTAAACCTAAACCAAGTTCTGAAGACATCTTAAGGAAATTATCTGCTTATGTAAGAGAAAGCAAGGCTACTTTGGATGGTCTAAAGGATACCGACCTTGAAAGTAAATACAAGGCAGCCATTGCAAAGGCAATAGTCTATAAAACAAGCCATGAAAATGGTATTAAAAGAGATCTTAAAGACTACCAAGAATTGGAAGCTCAGCTTAAGGACCTTACAGAAAAAATCAATAAGGCCAAGGATGTAAAAGTTGAACCTAAGGAAGAAAACAAGAAATTCGACAAACTTAAGTCTAGTATCGAAAAGGGAAATAAATTTTTCATTTCAGATGCCTATGACAAGGCCGACAAAGATAAGAGAGATAAATTCCTTAAGGCCTTGGTAGAGGCTGAGGCTTTGAAAAAGAAATATGACGAAAATCCGGCTTTAGTAAAAGACGAAGAAATCGAAAAAGCGACTAAGGCTCTTGATGATGCCCTTGCTGGCTTTGATAAGTTTACTGATAAGGATAAGGCAAGGGATGCCATCAAAGGCTTGCTAGGTCTTACCAAGTGTATAAAGATTGAGCAAATCTACGATACCAAGGATACAAAAGAAGCCAAGGAAGCCTACACAAAGGCAAGAGAGAGGGCAGCTAAGCTTGCTGATGACAAGAAGGCAAGCCTTGAAGATTTGGATAAGGCCTACAAGGACTTTAACGAATCTGTAGTTAAATTAGCTGAGTTTTTGACTAGCAGGCTTCAAAAATTAGTTGATGATGATAAAACTTTCAGAGATTCTGATAAGTACAAGGAAGCTGAAAAAGATTCTAAGAAGGAAGAAGCCATCAAAAACTATAAGAAATTAGTAGAAGATAGTGAAAAAGAGCTTAAGAAAACTGGTCCAGATGCCAATATTTTGAATGTCTTATACAAAAAGTTGGCTGATGCTAGGGCAGAGATTAAGGACGAGATGACTAGCCAAGCTAGGAAATTGTCTGATGCTATTTATGATTCTTATCTATTCTTGGAGACAGAAGACTACAAAAAGGCTGCAGTTAGCTCTAATGAAAATATAAAGGATGCGGCAAAGAATTATAAGGAATTGGTAGAAGCAGCCAAGGCCTTGAAAGAAGCAGGCAAACTTGATAGCCAAGAAGCAAAAGACTTGCTTGATTCAATTAATAATGCCAAGGACTTTATGGATGGCAAGATTAGCAAAGAAAAATATTTGTCTAACAAATACTATTACATCCTAAAGGCTGTAAGAGAATATAAAAATGGGGAAGAATATAAGAAACTTCCACAAGCTTTGAGGAAAAAACTTGACGATGCCTTAAAACTTTACGAAACAAGCAGTGATGAAAAGGCTGTTTTCAGTGCTTTAGATGCTGTTTGGCAAGAAAAAGAAATCCAAGAGATAATCAAGAAAATAGAGTGGGAAAAGAATCCAAACAAGACTCGTGATAAACTTCTTGAAGACCTTAATAATTTGATTGCTGAAGATAAGAAGCTTAAGGAAGGCAGCTTTAAGTATAAAAAGGCCCAAAAAGCCCTAAGAGATGCCTATGACCTTGCGCTTAGTGAAGCCAAAGATTTTATTAATAAGAACGATAAACCAACAGAAGAACAAGTCAGGGTGGTTTATAATAAATTATTAAATGCCAAAAATGCCCTAGATGGGGATAAGTTTGATAAATTAATCCATGACCTAGCCGCTAGGTTTAAGAAAGATCAAATGAAGATAGCAAATCCTGCCGATAGGAAGGCTATAGCTGATAAAATCAATGGTCTTTCTGGTGAAAATATGACTATGGATGATGCTTTGAGGGTTGAAAAGGAATTAAATGACCTTATCAATCCAAAATTCGCGGCAACTCAGACTCTTGTTCCACAAAGTCAGGTGCCTACAACAAGTAGACCTATTTCTACAGTAACAAATCCTGGTTCAATTGTAAAAACGGGTATAAATGGAATAGCTAAAGTTGCAGTAGTTCTTGTTGCAACTCTAGGAATATTTAAATTAACATCTAAAAAAGGAGATAAAAATGAAAATAACTAA
- a CDS encoding Cof-type HAD-IIB family hydrolase — protein sequence MKKLIAVDVDGTLVNSKGQITAKTREALIAATKAGHEVMIVSGRATSGLRHQAKTLAFDKYGGVLSSFNGGELYEFKEKKVLSSHRMDYDLAMEILAFTKDLDLELMIFDRKYILTDRADGFYVKRESKIIDMEIKEIPDLRDRLDFAPNKFLFAQDPKKIDKPARELLKKFGDVTEQVKSSRFYYEVMPKGLSKGASIIEACKIFGIDIKDTIVFGDEMNDISMFEVAGTGVAMGNAVESIKNIADYVTKSNNEDGIAYYLENFVLNKE from the coding sequence ATGAAAAAATTAATTGCAGTTGATGTTGATGGAACCCTGGTTAACAGCAAGGGCCAGATTACGGCGAAGACTCGAGAGGCTCTGATAGCTGCGACCAAGGCTGGTCATGAGGTGATGATTGTTTCGGGCAGGGCGACTTCCGGGCTAAGGCACCAGGCAAAGACCCTTGCCTTTGACAAATATGGCGGTGTCCTATCCTCCTTTAATGGTGGGGAGCTCTATGAATTTAAGGAAAAGAAAGTCCTCTCAAGCCACAGGATGGATTATGACCTAGCCATGGAAATCCTTGCATTTACAAAGGATCTAGACCTGGAACTTATGATTTTTGATAGAAAATATATCCTTACCGATAGGGCCGATGGTTTTTATGTTAAGCGTGAGTCAAAAATTATAGATATGGAAATCAAAGAAATTCCCGACCTTAGGGATAGGCTTGATTTTGCCCCAAATAAATTTCTTTTTGCCCAGGACCCTAAAAAAATTGACAAGCCTGCTAGGGAGCTTTTGAAGAAGTTTGGCGATGTGACTGAGCAGGTCAAGTCTTCTAGGTTTTATTATGAAGTAATGCCTAAGGGTCTTTCCAAAGGGGCATCAATTATTGAAGCTTGCAAGATTTTTGGAATTGACATCAAGGATACCATAGTTTTTGGCGATGAAATGAACGATATATCCATGTTTGAAGTGGCTGGAACAGGTGTTGCTATGGGAAATGCGGTTGAGTCTATAAAAAATATCGCAGACTATGTTACAAAATCGAATAATGAAGATGGAATTGCTTATTACCTAGAAAATTTTGTATTGAATAAGGAGTAG